In the genome of Raphanus sativus cultivar WK10039 chromosome 4, ASM80110v3, whole genome shotgun sequence, one region contains:
- the LOC108851202 gene encoding uncharacterized protein LOC108851202 encodes MDESPNRDEPVRDPAEPPLPIPEMMFAAGDEPVGVRVLTYQSSTAINHILDSLEEDEIQRLRLSPFGKIVDIAEKPGFSGRFARYMLSRQLKVEKKYEAWFRFAGKPIKFSLREFAIVTGLHCGEYPKKTKVKSKSKMKEKPYWAELFGNREEIRVSTALKMLRKKTITDSDIRIKVACLAIVSSVLLSTNLKMKMMKEHAEATKDLDQFFSYPWGRLAFEMLMGSIKQRDEVAFSNDTIALKGFALALQLVMVEAVPSLTEVVLETCASSDSDSSDDGDDIVKKRNKQKTLSPGHARKEDKKTDVLVRSIIPDDPDRPIDNVILVWADEVCDVKVDNLLKLLAEGYSFTATMFKGGATKLDVERLRDIAKEVGKKKRKNNPVTHKETDDDNRIAGIVMSILKTELQRVDANVAKAVSVAEKTAVQVDSLETTIMVSVNNQLQTFKDDIMRSSMDGEANPNLRTQKPGGNLNTEVNEEENGDNSQPNGDRRSTSVLEGSHGRVANSTSRLNNNDQGFEADFLSANSHTKESSMVSSRAEVNGANVSRKIIGELSEGSHNVHYGSDNIETNFGGSKTVAPSPSLPVATEEITTTAILQAPSPYPSLPVATEDMIDTVPEHREEEATDDPSHPPLSPKSKRSKVVPGEHVQEIESGDDTLARAREADPFFTAYSCPDLVMSKYTKLVGKLSNNFVINVAGLAVTSKDITGIVELSRSLPARIIDILVRFVRTTYNSAPNCSRERSPNFLDTRYVVLLLKHYPKFERSRSQESYNFPKDLVHYLGQDEPTMAPFTHHYFPFDLGNKDWVVVCFDLKAWKLTVLECNMGLRSDEELAKQLQPFRDMIPPLLRRTGVLSTTASYPAVVIERPNVVRHNSNRSHSALTSILLMQTHARFGIEICRSITPTTLKEEAQRLVVMLYELHEKL; translated from the exons ATGGACGAATCTCCCAACCGCGATGAACCAGTTCGCGATCCTGCGGAACCTCCCCTTCCCATTCCGGAGATGATGTTTGCGGCGGGCGATGAACCGGTAGGTGTCAGAGTTCTTACCTACCAATCCTCTACGGCTATCAATCACATACTAGATTCCCTGGAAGAAGATGAGATCCAGAGATTGCGCTTGTCTCCCTTTGGTAAGATTGTTGACATCGCGGAGAAACCGGGTTTCTCGGGTAGATTTGCTAGATACATGTTGTCTAGACAGTTGAAGGTGGAGAAAAAATATGAGGCTTGGTTTCGGTTTGCGGGGAAACCGATAAAATTTTCTCTTCGCGAGTTCGCGATTGTAACCGGTCTCCACTGCGGTGAATACCCGAAGAAGACGAAGGTGAAGTCAAAGTCGAAGATGAAGGAGAAACCTTATTGGGCCGAGCTATTTGGGAACAGAGAGGAGATTCGGGTTTCGACGGCCCTAAAGATGCTAAGGAAAAAAACGATAACCGATTCAGACATAAGGATTAAGGTGGCTTGTCTCGCGATAGTCTCTTCGGTCCTCCTCTCCACAAACCTCaaaatgaagatgatgaaagaaCATGCTGAGGCAACAAAAGATCTCGACCAGTTCTTTTCGTATCCGTGGGGTCGCCTAGCTTTTGAAATGCTTATGGGTAGTATAAAGCAAAGAGACGAGGTCGCCTTCTCCAATGATACAATAGCACTGAAAGGGTTTGCATTGGCACTACAACTGGTTATGGTAGAGGCTGTACCATCTCTAACCGAAGTTGTCTTGGAGACTTGTGCATCTTCTGATTCCGATAGCAGCGACGATGGAGATGATATCGTGAAGAAGAGGAACAAACAAAAGACACTGAGCCCCGGGCATGCTCGCAAAGAGGACAAAAAAACTGAT GTTTTGGTTAGAAGCATTATCCCTGATGATCCGGATAGACCAATAGATAACGTTATACTTGTATGGGCAGACGAGGTGTGCGACGTTAAAGTAGATAATCTTCTGAAGCTTCTAGCAGAAGGTTACTCTTTCACGGCTACGATGTTCAAAGGTGGCGCTACCAAACTTGACGTTGAGAGATTGCGTGACATAGCAAAGGAGGTGGGTAAGAAGAAGCGGAAAAATAACCCGGTTACACACAAGGAAACGGACGACGACAACCGTATTGCAGGCATTGTGATGTCTATTCTCAAAACGGAGCTCCAAAGAGTTGATGCGAATGTGGCCAAAGCTGTATCAGTTGCCGAAAAAACGGCTGTTCAAGTGGACTCCTTGGAGACCACTATCATGGTTTCAGTCAATAATCAGCTTCAAACCTTCAAGGATGATATCATGCGGTCTTCCATGGACGGTGAGGCCAACCCAAACCTCAGAACACAGAAACCTGGGGGGAACCTAAACACTGAGGTAAATGAGGAAGAAAATGGTGACAACAGTCAACCCAATGGCGACAGAAGATCAACATCAGTGTTGGAG GGGTCTCATGGGAGGGTAGCTAATTCTACTTCACGCTTGAATAACAATGATCAGGGCTTCGAGGCTGACTTCTTATCAGCCAATAGCCACACCAAAGAATCTTCTATGGTCTCG TCAAGAGCAGAGGTGAATGGGGCCAATGTTTCACGTAAGATCATTGGAGAGCTGTCAGAAGGATCTCATAATGTCCACTATGGTTCAGACAATATTGAGACTAACTTTGGTGGCTCGAAAACTGTG GCTCCATCTCCATCGCTTCCGGTAGCCACAGAAGAAATCACAACAACCGCCATTTTACAGGCTCCATCTCCATATCCATCGCTTCCGGTAGCCACAGAAGATATGATTGACACAGTTCCAGAACATAgggaagaagaagcaacagaCGACCCGTCACATCCTCCACTAAGTCCTAAAAGCAAACGCAGTAAGGTGGTTCCAGGTGAACATGTACAAGAGATTGAAAGTGGGGATGATACACTTGCCCGAGCTCGTGAAGCCGACCCTTTTTTTACTGCATACTCCTGCCCTGATTTGGTAATGTCCAAATACACAAAGCTCGTTGGTAAACTAAGCAACAACTT TGTTATAAATGTTGCCGGGCTGGCAGTAACTTCCAAGGACATCACGGGAATCGTAGAACTCAGCCGTTCCTTACCAGCTAGG ATTATTGATATCTTGGTGAGGTTTGTACGGACCACATACAACAGTGCACCGAATTGTAGCCGTGAGAGAAGTCCCAACTTTCTTGACACCAGAtatgttgtgttgttgttgAAGCATTATCCAAAGTTTGAGCGTTCAAGATCACAAGAGTCATATAATTTTCCCAAAGATCTTGTTCACTATCTTGGTCAGGACGAGCCGACAATGGCACCTTTCACTCATCACTACTTTCCGTTTGATCTAGGGAACAAAGACTGGGTTGTTGTGTGTTTCGACCTGAAAGCGTGGAAGTTAACTGTTCTTGAGTGCAATATGGGGCTCCGGTCTGATGAAGAATTGGCGAAACAACTCCAACCCTTCAGAGATATGATCCCCCCACTTTTGAGGCGTACCGGAGTGCTCTCCACTACTGCTTCTTATCCTGCTGTTGTGATAGAGAGGCCTAATGTGGTGCGTCATAACAGCAACCGCTCACACTCTGCCCTAACATCCATATTGCTCATGCAAACGCATGCAAGGTTTGGGATTGAAATCTGCAGGTCTATCACTCCTACTACTCTCAAGGAAGAAGCGCAAAGACTTGTGGTGATGTTGTATGAACTACATGAGAAGCTGTAG